The following are encoded together in the Bacillus sp. NP157 genome:
- the grpE gene encoding nucleotide exchange factor GrpE, translated as MQNNDPHATDPAQEGNAADGVNADLDALTARLAALESELSQARETVLRERAEIENQRRRLQRDLEQARRFANEKLLGDLLPVYDGLALGLANENADAKALREGLSLTLKQLEKVTQSNGLTVVDPLHQPFNPEHHQAISAVDSTEHAPNTVVAVVQKGFVLNDRLLRPALVAVVRDN; from the coding sequence ATGCAGAACAACGATCCCCACGCGACGGATCCCGCGCAGGAAGGCAATGCCGCCGATGGCGTCAATGCCGACCTCGACGCGCTGACCGCCCGTCTGGCGGCCCTTGAGTCCGAGCTGTCCCAGGCGCGCGAGACCGTGCTGCGCGAGCGGGCGGAGATCGAAAACCAGCGTCGTCGCCTCCAGCGCGACCTGGAGCAGGCCCGCCGCTTCGCCAATGAGAAGCTGCTGGGCGACCTGCTGCCGGTGTACGACGGCCTGGCCCTGGGCCTGGCCAACGAGAACGCCGACGCAAAGGCGCTGCGCGAAGGCCTTTCGCTCACGCTCAAGCAGCTCGAGAAGGTGACCCAGTCCAACGGCCTCACCGTCGTCGACCCGCTGCACCAGCCGTTCAACCCGGAACACCACCAGGCCATCAGCGCGGTCGATTCGACCGAGCATGCGCCCAATACCGTGGTCGCCGTGGTCCAGAAGGGCTTCGTCCTCAATGACCGACTGCTGCGCCCGGCGCTGGTCGCGGTCGTCAGGGACAACTGA
- the dnaK gene encoding molecular chaperone DnaK, producing MAKIIGIDLGTTNSCVAVMEGTTARVIENSEGDRTTPSIIAFTKDNEVLVGAPAKRQAVTNAKNTFYAVKRLIGRKFTDAEVQKDIKLVPYGIVAHDNGDAWVQTADGKKMAPQEISSKVLMKMKKTAEDFLGESVTEAVITVPAYFNDSQRQATKDAGKIAGLDVKRIINEPTAAALAYGLDKAGTADRKIAVYDLGGGTFDVSIIEIANVDGEKQFEVLATNGNTFLGGEDFDNRVIDYLVEEFKKEQGIDLRQDQLALQRLKDAAERAKIELSSAHQTDVNLPYVTADASGPKHLNIKLTRAKLESLVEDLVKGTIEPCRTALNDAGLRVSDINEVILVGGQTRMPKVQEAVKDFFGKEARKDVNPDEAVAVGAAIQGGVLGGTVKDVLLLDVTPLSLGIETMGGVMTKLIEKNTTVPTKASQVFSTADDNQTAVTVHVLQGERERANANKSLGKFDLSGIRSAPRGTPQIEVTFDIDANGILHVSAKDKDTGKEQKIEIKAGSGLSDEEIQRMVADAEANREEDKKFHDLVQVRNKADQLVHQTRSQLKEHGGKIPAEQLASIDGAVSELEKAKDGDDQSAIESKIANLEQVAQSLYAAAQSGGSADTAQQSAPGGGSAQPDDVVDAEFTEVKDDKK from the coding sequence ATGGCCAAGATCATCGGCATCGACCTCGGTACCACCAACAGCTGCGTTGCTGTGATGGAGGGCACCACGGCGCGCGTTATCGAGAATTCCGAAGGCGACCGGACCACGCCGTCCATCATCGCCTTCACCAAGGACAACGAAGTCCTCGTCGGTGCGCCGGCCAAGCGCCAGGCCGTCACCAACGCCAAGAACACCTTCTACGCGGTGAAGCGCCTCATCGGCCGCAAGTTCACCGACGCCGAAGTGCAGAAGGACATCAAGCTGGTCCCCTACGGCATCGTTGCGCATGACAACGGCGACGCATGGGTGCAGACCGCTGACGGCAAGAAGATGGCACCGCAGGAGATCTCCTCGAAGGTGCTGATGAAGATGAAGAAGACCGCCGAAGACTTCCTCGGCGAGTCGGTCACCGAAGCGGTCATCACCGTGCCGGCGTACTTCAACGACAGCCAGCGCCAGGCCACCAAGGACGCCGGCAAGATCGCGGGCCTCGACGTCAAGCGCATCATCAACGAGCCGACCGCCGCTGCCCTGGCCTACGGCCTGGACAAGGCCGGCACCGCCGACCGCAAGATCGCCGTGTATGACCTCGGCGGCGGTACGTTCGACGTGTCGATCATCGAAATCGCCAACGTCGACGGCGAGAAGCAGTTCGAAGTGCTCGCCACCAACGGCAACACCTTCCTCGGCGGCGAAGATTTCGACAACCGCGTCATCGACTACCTCGTGGAAGAGTTCAAGAAGGAGCAGGGCATCGACCTGCGCCAGGACCAGCTCGCCCTGCAGCGCCTGAAGGACGCCGCCGAGCGCGCGAAGATCGAACTGTCGTCCGCGCACCAGACCGACGTGAACCTGCCGTACGTCACGGCCGACGCCTCGGGCCCGAAGCACCTCAACATCAAGCTGACCCGCGCCAAGCTGGAGTCGCTGGTGGAAGACCTGGTCAAGGGCACCATCGAGCCGTGCCGCACCGCGCTGAACGACGCCGGCCTGCGCGTGTCGGACATCAACGAGGTGATCCTCGTCGGTGGCCAGACCCGCATGCCCAAGGTGCAGGAAGCCGTGAAGGACTTCTTCGGCAAGGAAGCACGCAAGGACGTCAACCCGGATGAAGCCGTCGCCGTCGGCGCCGCGATCCAGGGCGGCGTGCTGGGCGGTACCGTCAAGGACGTGCTGCTGCTCGACGTCACCCCGCTGTCGCTGGGTATCGAGACGATGGGTGGCGTGATGACCAAGCTGATCGAGAAGAACACCACGGTGCCGACCAAGGCGTCGCAGGTCTTCTCCACCGCCGACGACAACCAGACCGCCGTGACCGTGCACGTCCTGCAGGGTGAGCGCGAGCGCGCCAACGCGAACAAGTCGCTGGGCAAGTTCGACCTCTCCGGCATCCGCTCGGCACCGCGCGGCACGCCGCAGATCGAAGTCACCTTCGACATCGACGCCAACGGCATCCTGCACGTGTCCGCGAAGGACAAGGACACCGGCAAGGAACAGAAGATCGAGATCAAGGCCGGCTCGGGCCTCTCGGACGAAGAGATCCAGCGGATGGTCGCCGACGCGGAAGCCAACCGCGAGGAAGACAAGAAGTTCCACGACCTCGTCCAGGTCCGCAACAAGGCCGACCAGCTGGTCCACCAGACCCGCTCGCAGCTGAAGGAGCACGGCGGCAAGATCCCGGCCGAGCAGCTCGCCAGCATCGACGGCGCGGTGTCCGAGCTCGAGAAGGCGAAGGACGGCGACGACCAGTCCGCCATCGAGTCGAAGATCGCCAACCTCGAGCAGGTCGCGCAGTCGCTCTACGCCGCAGCCCAGTCGGGCGGTTCCGCCGACACGGCCCAGCAGTCCGCCCCGGGCGGCGGCTCGGCCCAGCCGGACGACGTGGTCGATGCGGAGTTCACTGAGGTCAAGGACGACAAAAAGTAA